One window from the genome of Gimesia aquarii encodes:
- a CDS encoding sialidase family protein, producing MGKAPKATTSEQPGLVMQEFVYNEAPFPSCHASTIAETPEGLVCAFFGGTAEKNQDVEIWLSRNKGAGWSAPVSVADGIQDANHRWPCWNPVLFQTKPGTLLLFYKVGPNPSEWWGMLKISHDHGKTWSKATRLPDGFVGPVKNKPFLLSDGTLLCPASTEHDGWQLQMEWTPDLGKTWHRTGPLNDGHKVGAIQPSVLRYGDRLQILCRSRRLGKIVEAWSDDNGRSWSEVTATSLPNPNSGTDAVTLKDGRSLLVYNPTTKGRSPLHVAISSDGKNWKTGLVLENQKGEYSYPAVIQTADGKVHITYTWKRELIKHVVLDPAKLNLKEIN from the coding sequence ATGGGAAAAGCTCCCAAAGCAACGACCTCTGAGCAACCTGGATTAGTGATGCAGGAATTTGTCTATAACGAAGCTCCATTTCCCTCTTGCCACGCTTCGACGATTGCAGAGACACCAGAAGGATTAGTCTGTGCATTTTTTGGTGGTACAGCTGAAAAAAATCAAGATGTGGAAATCTGGCTTTCCCGCAACAAAGGGGCAGGGTGGTCGGCACCAGTGAGTGTTGCTGATGGCATCCAAGACGCTAATCATCGCTGGCCCTGCTGGAACCCTGTCTTATTTCAAACGAAACCGGGGACCTTACTGCTTTTTTACAAAGTGGGACCCAATCCAAGTGAATGGTGGGGGATGCTGAAGATTTCTCACGATCACGGAAAGACCTGGAGTAAAGCGACACGTTTACCGGATGGTTTTGTTGGTCCAGTAAAAAATAAACCCTTTCTTCTGTCTGATGGAACTCTTTTGTGTCCCGCAAGTACAGAACATGATGGCTGGCAGCTACAGATGGAATGGACTCCCGATTTAGGAAAGACCTGGCATCGGACTGGCCCGCTTAACGATGGCCATAAAGTTGGTGCGATTCAACCGTCCGTACTTCGTTATGGAGATCGATTACAAATCCTCTGCCGAAGTCGGAGACTAGGTAAAATTGTCGAAGCATGGTCAGATGATAATGGGCGATCCTGGAGTGAAGTCACTGCCACTTCGCTTCCCAATCCCAATAGCGGTACAGACGCGGTCACACTCAAAGATGGTCGTTCACTTTTAGTGTATAATCCAACAACAAAAGGCAGAAGCCCTTTACATGTCGCAATTTCTTCAGATGGAAAAAACTGGAAAACCGGCCTTGTTCTTGAAAACCAAAAAGGTGAGTACTCTTACCCTGCTGTCATTCAAACGGCTGACGGAAAAGTACATATCACATATACCTGGAAGCGAGAGTTGATCAAACATGTTGTCCTGGATCCTGCCAAGCTGAATCTCAAAGAGATAAATTGA
- a CDS encoding lysophospholipid acyltransferase family protein translates to MAEIKQFSTANSNRRNFLWILFQWILQVFFAFWLRYQSRGKEHLPARGGGLMVSNHQSFLDPLLIGLPLNRPVSFMARDSLFRVPILGPFLRYEFVIPISRKAASSQSFRAAIQNIEDGNFVGIFPEGTRSDNGTVQRFKPGFLALLKRTDCAIYPIGVAGAFRALPRGACFLRLKPVRVVFGKPISAELIKQYCDRGAEKELLELTRQCVIECQQQAEEWINPVRTN, encoded by the coding sequence TTGGCAGAAATTAAACAATTTTCGACAGCTAATAGTAATCGCAGAAATTTTCTCTGGATTCTTTTTCAATGGATCCTGCAAGTTTTTTTTGCGTTTTGGCTGCGATACCAGTCACGGGGGAAAGAGCATTTACCAGCACGGGGAGGAGGCCTGATGGTCAGTAATCATCAGAGCTTTCTCGACCCCTTGCTGATTGGTCTCCCACTTAACCGTCCAGTGAGCTTCATGGCTCGTGACTCTCTATTTAGGGTGCCGATTCTGGGGCCTTTTTTACGTTACGAATTTGTGATTCCTATTAGTCGAAAGGCGGCAAGTTCACAAAGTTTTCGTGCTGCCATTCAGAACATAGAAGACGGGAACTTTGTTGGCATCTTTCCGGAAGGTACTCGTTCAGACAATGGAACAGTCCAACGATTCAAACCTGGTTTTTTAGCTCTATTAAAGCGAACTGATTGTGCAATCTATCCAATTGGAGTTGCAGGGGCGTTTCGCGCGTTACCGCGCGGAGCCTGTTTTCTTCGATTGAAACCTGTGCGAGTTGTATTTGGCAAACCAATTTCTGCAGAGTTGATCAAGCAATACTGCGACAGAGGTGCAGAAAAAGAATTATTGGAGCTCACGAGACAATGTGTTATTGAGTGCCAGCAGCAAGCCGAGGAATGGATAAATCCTGTAAGAACGAATTGA
- a CDS encoding glycosyltransferase family 39 protein, translated as MSRVNLKTEKDNSTELTKPDMYSEQFIWYCLLLLVVMMGAAGRVYGLGDLSLWFDECFCWKMSTFPLSEQWQRASQDNHPPLFYFILKVWTLGLGSSPATVRLLSVMFGLSTILGTFFLVREIEADVFKSTRVDPRVMKPALLAAALVALSPFQIEWSQTIRMYALGASLGVWASWALLRALTAPKFRTRDWIVYGFLAAGLIYTHYFGFFILAAHGLYGGMRILLALLSKENQRPLKVRIVLLPLLSVAIVGILWWPWMDEFLLQRQRGLEQEWGRPQGIDHLTRSVAEMFGFMWNPASTEMYRAKIIAILFSILTIIAFFFGRKSERFLGLIVLCSFGFALFLGSGSKSLIASWYFLFAHVFFLCAIAVMLFRIPSRYLSRIAITAVLISAGWQFAQQLQWRDTRIDYPSFQAAVNYVEALREKDELIFVNGPRDFVAVSPYLKDCDPMFVISKEWDFVFGTGTAVVSTQKHLTPTSVADLESQRAWVIFASNKSMYPKGVEMPKNWVDITEERFNDWRYGQIIVQQYERINSIN; from the coding sequence GTGTCCAGAGTAAACCTTAAAACAGAAAAGGACAACTCAACGGAATTAACAAAGCCGGATATGTATTCAGAGCAATTCATCTGGTACTGTTTATTATTGCTAGTCGTGATGATGGGAGCAGCCGGGCGAGTTTATGGTTTGGGTGACTTGAGCCTGTGGTTCGATGAGTGTTTTTGCTGGAAGATGTCGACTTTCCCTCTCTCAGAGCAATGGCAACGAGCCTCACAAGACAATCATCCACCTCTCTTCTATTTTATATTAAAAGTTTGGACGTTAGGTTTAGGTAGCTCTCCTGCTACTGTGAGATTACTAAGTGTGATGTTTGGCCTTTCAACTATTTTGGGAACATTTTTCCTTGTAAGGGAGATTGAAGCCGACGTCTTCAAAAGCACCAGAGTTGATCCGAGAGTTATGAAACCAGCGTTATTAGCGGCTGCTCTTGTTGCTTTAAGCCCTTTTCAGATCGAATGGTCACAAACCATTCGCATGTATGCTCTGGGGGCATCTCTGGGGGTATGGGCTTCTTGGGCACTATTACGGGCACTAACTGCCCCCAAATTTCGAACGCGGGATTGGATCGTTTATGGATTCCTTGCAGCAGGCTTGATTTACACACACTATTTTGGTTTCTTCATTTTAGCAGCGCATGGACTTTATGGAGGAATGAGAATTCTACTGGCTCTGCTTAGCAAGGAGAATCAGCGACCTCTTAAAGTACGAATCGTGTTGCTTCCTTTACTCTCGGTCGCCATCGTTGGAATCTTATGGTGGCCTTGGATGGATGAATTTCTATTACAAAGACAAAGAGGTCTTGAGCAAGAGTGGGGTCGTCCCCAAGGGATTGATCATTTGACCCGATCAGTGGCTGAAATGTTTGGTTTTATGTGGAATCCCGCCAGCACTGAAATGTATCGTGCGAAGATAATAGCAATCCTATTTTCGATACTTACTATTATCGCATTTTTCTTTGGTAGAAAATCAGAACGATTTCTGGGGTTAATCGTCTTGTGTTCTTTTGGTTTCGCTCTGTTTTTAGGATCCGGTTCGAAAAGCCTGATTGCTTCCTGGTATTTCCTTTTTGCTCACGTTTTTTTTCTCTGTGCAATAGCGGTAATGCTGTTTCGAATTCCATCTCGCTATTTATCTCGAATCGCAATTACCGCTGTACTGATCAGTGCAGGCTGGCAATTTGCTCAACAGCTCCAATGGCGAGATACACGCATTGATTACCCCAGTTTTCAAGCTGCAGTGAATTATGTTGAAGCCTTGCGTGAAAAAGACGAATTAATCTTCGTCAATGGCCCTCGTGACTTTGTCGCCGTGAGTCCTTACTTGAAAGATTGTGACCCAATGTTTGTAATTTCGAAAGAGTGGGACTTTGTTTTTGGAACAGGAACAGCAGTCGTCAGCACTCAAAAACACCTTACCCCCACTTCCGTTGCCGATCTGGAATCACAACGAGCATGGGTAATTTTTGCAAGCAATAAGTCAATGTATCCAAAGGGTGTTGAGATGCCCAAAAACTGGGTGGACATCACTGAAGAACGATTTAATGACTGGCGTTATGGACAAATTATCGTACAACAATACGAACGAATTAATTCTATTAATTGA
- the glmM gene encoding phosphoglucosamine mutase yields the protein MSERILSISGLRGVVGNGLTPEYLTKFASAVGTLANQGTVVLSRDGRASGEMVRHAVIAGLIATGCRVIDAGIATTPTCGVLVTHLKAAGGIQITASHNPIPWNGLKPFSAAGSVYDQAQGEALLDVLNNETFNYVSWDKLGKLELYDDPAAPHIDRVLKLIDSENVEQQNFKIVLDCNHGSGAVATPQLLEALGCEVIVLGGTADGQFAHTPEPLKENLTSLCEEVVKHKADAGFAQDPDADRLAIVDETGRYIGEELTLALAADYVLARTPGPIVVNGSTSRVTADIAAKYNCPFSRSYVGEAHVCAKMKQESAIIGGEGNGGVIDPQVGYVRDSYVSMAYILAGLADSQKPLSEWADALPQYSIVKNKITCPREKVDHACNALEDHFDSATATKGDGLRLDWDDRWVQVRASNTEPIIRVISEAPLIDDAEMLCASAMEIVAKAVA from the coding sequence ATGTCGGAACGGATTCTCAGTATTTCTGGATTACGGGGCGTTGTCGGAAATGGATTAACTCCTGAATATTTAACAAAATTTGCATCAGCAGTGGGAACATTAGCAAACCAAGGGACTGTAGTTCTATCGCGTGACGGTAGGGCGAGTGGTGAAATGGTACGTCATGCGGTTATTGCCGGGTTGATAGCGACAGGTTGTCGTGTAATTGATGCTGGCATCGCAACGACTCCCACCTGTGGTGTTCTTGTTACACATCTGAAGGCCGCTGGTGGAATTCAAATTACAGCCAGTCACAATCCCATTCCCTGGAATGGTTTGAAGCCTTTTTCAGCAGCCGGTTCTGTCTATGACCAAGCACAGGGTGAAGCACTACTTGATGTACTCAATAACGAAACCTTCAACTATGTTTCCTGGGACAAGTTGGGAAAACTAGAACTCTATGATGACCCGGCAGCACCTCATATCGATCGTGTTTTAAAATTGATTGATAGTGAGAATGTCGAGCAACAAAACTTCAAAATCGTCTTGGATTGCAATCATGGTTCAGGAGCAGTTGCTACTCCTCAATTATTGGAAGCACTAGGCTGTGAAGTCATTGTTCTCGGTGGCACGGCAGATGGTCAATTTGCACACACTCCAGAACCTCTCAAAGAAAACCTCACCTCTCTTTGTGAAGAAGTTGTCAAACACAAAGCGGACGCTGGTTTTGCCCAAGACCCTGATGCAGACCGTCTTGCAATTGTAGATGAAACAGGTCGCTATATAGGAGAAGAACTTACTCTAGCGTTGGCAGCCGACTATGTTCTAGCAAGAACTCCGGGCCCGATTGTCGTTAATGGCTCAACGAGTCGTGTCACGGCAGATATCGCAGCAAAATATAATTGCCCCTTTTCCCGCTCATATGTAGGAGAAGCCCATGTTTGTGCCAAAATGAAACAGGAATCCGCAATCATTGGCGGCGAGGGAAACGGGGGAGTGATCGATCCTCAAGTAGGCTATGTACGAGACAGCTATGTCAGCATGGCTTATATTCTGGCGGGCCTGGCTGATTCCCAAAAGCCCTTGAGTGAATGGGCTGATGCATTGCCTCAATATAGCATCGTCAAAAACAAAATCACTTGTCCCAGAGAAAAAGTTGACCACGCTTGCAACGCCCTTGAAGACCATTTTGATTCTGCAACAGCAACAAAGGGTGATGGCCTGCGGTTGGATTGGGACGACCGTTGGGTACAAGTCAGAGCCAGTAATACTGAGCCTATTATTCGGGTAATTTCAGAAGCACCACTAATCGATGATGCGGAAATGCTCTGCGCATCTGCGATGGAAATTGTAGCTAAAGCTGTTGCTTGA
- a CDS encoding O-acetylhomoserine aminocarboxypropyltransferase/cysteine synthase family protein, whose product MDAEALKLATLCLHGGQEPDGTTNSRAVPIYQTTSYTFNDTDHAARLFGLQEFGNIYTRLMNPTCDVLEKRLALLEGGSGALAVASGQAAESLAILNIVESGQNIVSSSSLYGGTYNLFHYTFPKFGIKTNFVDQSDPENFKKAIDENTRCIYVEAIGNPRCDIPDFEAISKIAHDAGIPLIVDTTLASPALLRAFEYGADIVVASCTKFIGGHGTSIGGIIIEKGGFPWDNGKFPGLTEPDPSYHGLKFYETFGGMNIAYILKIRVQLLRDLGPAMSPFNAFQFLQGLETLHLRMERHSQNAMAVAQFLESHPKVSWVNYCGLESHPSFKMAQKYLPNGCGAVFGFGIQGDTPEQQQSNGVKLINHVKLFSHLANVGDSKSLIIHPSSTTHQQLTPEEQLSSGVTPDFVRLSVGTEDQEDLINDLKQALDQI is encoded by the coding sequence ATGGATGCCGAAGCATTGAAATTAGCAACTCTCTGTCTACATGGTGGCCAGGAACCAGATGGTACAACAAACTCACGGGCTGTTCCCATTTATCAGACAACTTCTTACACTTTCAACGACACTGATCACGCGGCCAGACTTTTTGGCCTTCAGGAATTCGGTAACATTTATACGCGGCTGATGAATCCGACATGTGATGTCCTGGAAAAGCGATTAGCCTTACTGGAAGGTGGTTCCGGAGCTTTAGCCGTCGCTTCCGGGCAAGCTGCTGAGTCACTTGCGATTCTAAATATTGTGGAATCGGGACAGAACATTGTCTCTTCGTCCAGTTTGTATGGTGGAACATATAATCTGTTCCATTACACTTTTCCGAAATTCGGTATCAAAACCAATTTTGTGGACCAAAGTGATCCTGAAAACTTCAAAAAAGCAATCGATGAAAATACTCGATGCATTTATGTAGAAGCGATTGGGAACCCTCGTTGTGATATTCCCGATTTTGAAGCCATTTCTAAAATCGCTCATGATGCAGGGATCCCGTTAATTGTTGATACAACCTTGGCGTCGCCTGCATTATTACGAGCTTTTGAGTACGGCGCAGATATTGTGGTTGCTTCTTGCACAAAATTCATTGGCGGTCACGGTACTTCGATTGGCGGTATTATTATTGAAAAAGGCGGCTTTCCTTGGGATAACGGAAAATTCCCTGGCTTGACCGAACCCGACCCCAGCTATCACGGTCTTAAATTTTATGAGACCTTCGGAGGGATGAATATCGCATATATTCTCAAAATTCGCGTACAATTACTCCGCGATTTGGGACCGGCGATGAGTCCGTTTAATGCGTTCCAATTCTTGCAAGGCTTAGAAACTCTCCACCTGAGAATGGAACGTCACAGTCAGAACGCGATGGCAGTCGCTCAGTTTCTGGAAAGTCATCCCAAAGTTTCCTGGGTGAACTACTGTGGTCTCGAATCACATCCTTCATTCAAAATGGCGCAAAAGTATTTACCCAATGGATGTGGAGCCGTTTTTGGATTTGGAATTCAAGGCGACACACCAGAGCAACAGCAGTCGAATGGAGTCAAATTGATCAATCATGTAAAATTATTCTCGCATCTGGCTAATGTTGGCGATAGTAAGTCTCTGATCATACACCCATCCAGTACAACGCATCAACAATTGACACCAGAAGAACAATTAAGTTCTGGAGTCACGCCCGATTTTGTGCGGTTATCGGTGGGAACGGAAGATCAAGAAGACTTAATAAACGATTTAAAGCAGGCTTTGGATCAGATCTAG
- a CDS encoding DegT/DnrJ/EryC1/StrS family aminotransferase — protein sequence MDTNLGPLLNSYEYDIDKLSHKQRSTIPSPDPALGQTTLSAADRSSPRSYIPVCEPDIDAAALENLQACIEENWISSGGRFVTEFESQFAELTGVRHCIATSSGTAALHLLLAACGVKSGDEVIIPSFTMVAVASSVVHLGARPVFVDCDEGSENICLEEILKKVNVRTRAIVVVHTYGRPLDVSALLQQVDTDRIAVIEDAAEAHGATIHGKTVGSLAYGAVFSFYANKIITTGEGGAITTDNDDLAMVCRTMRDHAFSPERHFWHRYRGYNFRMTNLQAAVGVSQLAKFHQLCDARKKIAARYTQAFSNFSGLILPQEDQGTEHAYWVYFLRTSPGSISRDQLRLELARNGIETRTAFVPLHLQPAYREFYDESDNFKNAEQLAATGLYLPSSSKLTSVEIEYVCLNVCHILKELRGASTYS from the coding sequence ATGGACACTAATCTTGGTCCTCTGTTAAATTCGTATGAATATGATATAGACAAGCTATCACATAAACAGCGTTCTACAATTCCTTCTCCTGATCCTGCTTTGGGGCAGACCACTCTTTCCGCGGCTGATCGGAGTAGTCCCCGTTCTTACATTCCTGTTTGTGAACCAGACATCGATGCCGCAGCTTTGGAGAATCTTCAGGCGTGTATTGAAGAAAACTGGATTTCTTCTGGGGGACGGTTTGTTACTGAGTTCGAATCACAGTTTGCAGAACTGACGGGTGTCAGGCATTGTATCGCTACGTCGTCGGGAACCGCTGCACTCCATCTTCTCCTTGCCGCCTGTGGCGTAAAATCAGGAGATGAAGTCATTATTCCGTCGTTTACGATGGTGGCTGTTGCCAGTTCGGTTGTCCATCTTGGGGCGCGTCCCGTTTTTGTCGACTGCGATGAAGGTTCAGAAAATATATGTCTAGAAGAGATTCTCAAGAAAGTCAATGTGCGGACACGAGCGATTGTTGTGGTCCACACATATGGCAGACCATTGGATGTTTCTGCTCTTTTGCAACAGGTTGACACTGATCGAATTGCGGTAATCGAAGATGCCGCCGAGGCACACGGAGCGACAATTCATGGAAAAACCGTTGGTTCTTTAGCTTATGGTGCCGTGTTTAGTTTCTATGCGAATAAAATTATCACCACCGGAGAAGGAGGGGCGATTACTACGGACAATGATGACCTTGCGATGGTTTGTCGCACGATGCGAGACCATGCTTTCTCACCCGAGCGTCATTTCTGGCATCGATACCGTGGTTATAACTTTCGAATGACAAATCTTCAGGCGGCAGTGGGAGTCTCACAGTTAGCAAAATTTCATCAATTGTGTGACGCCAGAAAAAAAATAGCAGCACGATACACTCAGGCTTTCTCAAACTTTAGTGGTTTAATTTTACCTCAAGAGGATCAAGGGACTGAGCACGCTTACTGGGTGTATTTTCTTCGGACTTCACCCGGATCTATTTCTCGTGATCAATTGCGGCTGGAACTGGCTCGCAATGGAATAGAAACACGAACTGCTTTTGTGCCATTACATCTTCAGCCAGCGTATCGAGAGTTTTATGATGAGAGTGACAACTTTAAGAATGCGGAGCAATTAGCGGCAACGGGGCTCTACTTGCCTTCCTCATCTAAGCTCACTTCAGTTGAGATTGAATATGTTTGTCTGAATGTATGTCATATCCTCAAAGAACTGAGGGGAGCCTCAACATACTCTTGA
- a CDS encoding DUF4339 domain-containing protein: MASDWYYKQDDQELGPYTFRDLVEMVREEKLTAEVLVRPHYTNEWQRADSVVGLFHMARRDPATLPPVKESAIEEVDEYADAEDIDALLSSSDEVGDDDTETDVAEVAEKPGWLKRLLSLRNSKIPAVPLDPNRDIDVDLSRPVTAESSLDQLDESVDFESDNHVGATAENSAETNEEPNSNEEANVGAYSEDTWSSAIDAAVERIDSRAPKPEEAPVPKQIMPAITFSFLDTPAFRKTLQASAIVLCASLAIYGFVDWMGQGTLFFPLIGDCSPLMFLVYSVLTFAVVIVIGSLLVLFSSSYLRIGFKLGSVIVTANLTAYMLLNWSDETVVTFPTRNPTPTEAKIAFPLIGECSSFAYWMYFVDVIIFVAVFTYFVAWWLEAHADDV, encoded by the coding sequence ATGGCGAGTGACTGGTACTATAAACAAGATGATCAAGAACTTGGACCGTATACATTTCGCGATCTGGTCGAAATGGTACGAGAGGAGAAGCTTACAGCTGAAGTGTTGGTTCGCCCTCATTACACTAATGAATGGCAGCGGGCAGATTCTGTAGTCGGCCTCTTTCATATGGCCCGGCGTGATCCAGCTACCCTTCCCCCAGTGAAAGAATCTGCCATAGAAGAAGTCGATGAGTATGCGGATGCTGAAGATATAGATGCGTTACTTTCTTCTTCTGATGAAGTGGGAGATGATGATACAGAAACTGATGTTGCTGAAGTAGCGGAAAAACCAGGTTGGTTAAAACGATTGCTCTCTCTAAGAAACAGTAAAATTCCCGCTGTACCTCTTGACCCAAATCGTGATATCGACGTTGATCTCAGTCGGCCTGTAACGGCTGAATCCAGCTTAGATCAACTAGATGAAAGTGTGGATTTTGAATCCGATAATCATGTGGGGGCTACTGCGGAAAATAGTGCTGAAACCAATGAGGAGCCAAACTCTAACGAAGAAGCCAATGTTGGAGCGTATTCTGAAGACACATGGTCTTCGGCAATTGATGCAGCCGTTGAACGAATTGACTCCCGCGCACCAAAGCCCGAAGAAGCGCCTGTTCCTAAGCAAATCATGCCTGCGATTACATTCTCATTTCTGGACACACCAGCCTTTCGTAAAACCTTACAGGCGAGTGCCATCGTGCTGTGTGCCAGTCTAGCTATTTATGGATTTGTAGATTGGATGGGGCAAGGCACACTCTTTTTTCCACTCATCGGTGACTGCTCACCACTGATGTTTTTGGTCTATTCTGTACTAACCTTTGCGGTAGTAATCGTTATTGGTTCTCTGCTCGTTTTATTTTCCTCATCTTATTTACGCATCGGCTTTAAACTGGGGTCGGTTATCGTTACTGCTAACTTAACAGCATACATGTTATTAAACTGGTCGGATGAGACCGTGGTAACCTTTCCTACTCGGAATCCCACCCCTACTGAGGCAAAGATAGCCTTTCCGTTAATCGGAGAGTGCTCTTCATTTGCCTATTGGATGTACTTTGTTGATGTCATAATTTTTGTAGCTGTATTCACTTATTTTGTAGCCTGGTGGTTGGAGGCACATGCTGATGATGTATAA
- a CDS encoding sugar phosphate isomerase/epimerase family protein, producing the protein MKYGLNMLLWTSDVNESHFGLLEQIKGWGYDGVELPVFEADEQKFLQVGKKLSELGLECTAVTVCTPEENPISSDAKIREAGLSRLKRMIDMCAASGATHMCGPIHSALGEFSGAGRTADEWNYGKETLAKAADYAQEHDVMLVCEYLNRFECYFLNCAEDCAQFTREVNHPHLKMMYDSFHANIEEKSITSAVKACADQMVHVHISENDRSTPGEGGVNWDETFSALKEVNYDGWLMIEAFGLALPELAAATRIWRKMFPTEEHLATKGLEFMKTRWES; encoded by the coding sequence ATGAAGTACGGCTTGAATATGCTGCTTTGGACTTCGGATGTGAATGAGTCGCATTTCGGACTGCTTGAACAGATTAAAGGCTGGGGATATGACGGCGTTGAATTACCTGTTTTTGAAGCCGACGAACAGAAATTTTTGCAGGTCGGAAAAAAACTATCTGAATTAGGTTTAGAATGTACTGCCGTCACAGTTTGCACGCCTGAAGAAAACCCGATCTCCAGTGATGCAAAAATCCGCGAAGCGGGATTGTCTCGATTGAAACGTATGATTGATATGTGTGCTGCTTCAGGAGCAACTCACATGTGTGGCCCCATACACTCTGCTTTAGGTGAATTTTCTGGTGCAGGAAGAACAGCCGATGAATGGAATTATGGTAAGGAAACGCTTGCCAAAGCGGCCGACTATGCACAAGAGCATGACGTGATGCTCGTCTGTGAATATCTGAACCGTTTCGAATGTTATTTCTTAAACTGTGCAGAAGACTGTGCACAGTTTACGCGTGAAGTCAATCACCCGCACTTAAAAATGATGTATGATTCGTTTCATGCCAATATTGAAGAGAAATCAATCACTTCCGCAGTCAAGGCATGTGCCGATCAAATGGTGCATGTGCATATCTCTGAAAACGATCGTTCTACTCCTGGTGAAGGCGGAGTGAACTGGGACGAAACGTTTTCTGCTCTGAAGGAAGTAAACTATGATGGTTGGTTAATGATTGAAGCATTTGGGTTGGCATTACCAGAATTGGCAGCAGCAACTCGAATCTGGCGCAAAATGTTTCCAACCGAAGAACATTTAGCAACCAAAGGACTGGAATTCATGAAAACCCGTTGGGAAAGTTGA
- a CDS encoding DUF1559 family PulG-like putative transporter: protein MMYKKRQFNQTTASSYITWRNYPLSGYTIIELLVSVTIIGVLISIALPAVQSARNSARRVHCLNNLRNVSLAILQITDSADRFPACGYYGDGTPATVGTYRSWVVDILPYIDQSIIYNKWDFDVRYTNPINDPLANTHIPVLTCPDDITEVVGNGNLTYVVSSGVGFTAQIAGIHDCPVGPSSGKLDLNGNGITCNSSTLGDGTPSDRELLKQMGLFFNETWKGETRAKRHHKMAGITDGASNTMLISENIRTGYDPAKPSSNWASPNPYLTSFYIGNPCLNGNCSSGNVDYNRSNSGSSRINAGISQPEGSSPFPSSLHAGGVNVGFCDGHVQFLSEDIDGKVYAALASPQGQSLNGTTLEQ from the coding sequence ATGATGTATAAAAAACGTCAGTTTAATCAAACAACGGCGTCTTCTTATATCACTTGGAGAAATTATCCTCTTTCAGGTTACACGATTATTGAACTCCTGGTTTCCGTTACCATCATTGGAGTTTTAATTTCGATTGCATTACCCGCGGTACAGTCAGCACGAAATTCTGCAAGACGAGTCCATTGTTTGAACAATTTACGCAATGTCAGCCTCGCTATTCTACAGATAACCGATAGTGCAGATCGATTCCCTGCCTGTGGCTATTATGGTGATGGTACTCCTGCCACCGTTGGTACTTATCGTAGCTGGGTTGTGGATATTCTCCCTTATATTGACCAATCGATTATCTATAACAAATGGGATTTTGATGTACGTTATACGAATCCCATAAATGACCCATTGGCAAATACTCATATTCCTGTATTAACCTGCCCTGATGATATCACTGAAGTCGTTGGCAATGGAAATTTAACTTATGTCGTGAGTAGTGGCGTGGGCTTTACTGCTCAAATAGCTGGTATTCATGACTGCCCGGTTGGTCCATCGAGTGGAAAATTGGATCTCAATGGAAATGGGATTACCTGTAATTCCTCAACTCTTGGTGATGGTACACCATCAGACCGAGAATTACTGAAGCAGATGGGTTTGTTTTTTAATGAGACATGGAAGGGGGAAACCAGAGCGAAACGTCATCATAAAATGGCGGGGATTACCGATGGGGCCTCAAATACCATGCTCATTTCAGAAAATATTCGCACAGGATATGACCCTGCAAAACCGAGCTCCAATTGGGCATCTCCCAATCCTTATCTTACCAGTTTTTATATCGGAAATCCTTGTTTGAATGGGAACTGTTCAAGTGGAAATGTCGATTATAATCGCTCGAATTCAGGTTCAAGTAGAATTAATGCTGGTATCTCACAACCAGAGGGATCTTCCCCCTTCCCAAGCTCACTTCATGCAGGCGGAGTCAATGTGGGGTTTTGTGATGGACACGTTCAGTTCCTCTCAGAAGACATTGATGGAAAAGTGTATGCTGCTCTCGCTAGTCCACAAGGCCAATCATTGAACGGGACGACTTTGGAACAATAA